The proteins below are encoded in one region of Drosophila santomea strain STO CAGO 1482 chromosome 3R, Prin_Dsan_1.1, whole genome shotgun sequence:
- the LOC120452891 gene encoding glutamate receptor ionotropic, kainate 2 isoform X1 produces the protein MFCNHFIILWSIISIKISVNRAQYENFGGFDNIQSLGSVPIGLLTDQNTDQMNIVFDHAIDVANQEVGTTLTALKEEVNYGDAYQSYGRLCRMLETGIAGVFGPSSRHTAVHLMSICDAMDIPHIYSYMSENAEGFNLHPHPTDLAKALYSLITEFNWTRFIFLYESAEYLNILNELTTMLGKSGTVITVLRYDMQLNGNYKQVLRRVRKSVDNRIVVVGSSETMPEFLNQAQQVGIINEDYKYIIGNLDFHSFDLEEYKYSEANITGLRLFSPEKMAVKELLIKLGYPTDQDEFRNGSCPITVEMALTYDAVQLFAQTLRNLPFKPVPQNCSQRTESVRDDGSSFKNYMRTLRLTDRLLTGPIYFEGNVRKGYHLDIIELQPSGIVKVGTWDEERQYRPQRLAPTTAQFDIVDNSLANKTFIILLSVPNKPYAQLVETYKQLEGNSQYEGYGVDLIKELADKLGFNFTFVNGGNDYGSYNKSTNESTGMLREIMTGRADLAITDLTITSEREQALDFTIPFMNLGIAILYLKPQKAKPELFTFMDPFSEEVWWFLGFSFLGVSLSFFILGRLSPSEWDNPYPCIEEPEELENQFTIGNSIWFTTGALLQQGSEIGPKALSTRTVASFWWFFTLIVVSSYTANLAAFLTIEKPQSLINSVDDLADNKDGVVYGAKKTGSTRNFFMTSAEERYKKMNKFMSDNPQYLTEDNMEGVNRVKTNTHYAFLMESTSIEYNTKRECNLKKIGDALDEKGYGIAMRKDWPHRGKFNNALLELQEQGVLEKMKNKWWNEVGTGICATKEDAPDATPLDMNNLEGVFFVLLVGSCCALLYGIISWVLFVMKKAHHYRVPLRDALKEEFQFVIDFNNYVRVLKNSASIYSRSRQSSMSVASVAQSQ, from the exons atgttttgcaaccattttataattttgtggAGCATTATTAGCATTAAAATTTCAGTTAACAGGGCTCAGTATGAAAACTTTGGCGGATTCGATAACATCCAAAGTTTGGGAAGTGTCCCCATCG GTCTGCTCACCGACCAGAACACGGATCAGATGAACATAGTCTTCGACCATGCCATCGATGTCGCCAACCAGGAGGTGGGCACCACCTTGACTGCCCTCAAGGAGGAGGTTAACTACGGGGATGCGTACCAGAGCTACGGAAGGCTGTGCAGGATGTTGGAG ACAGGCATCGCTGGAGTGTTTGGACCCTCGTCGCGGCACACTGCCGTCCACCTGATGTCCATATGCGACGCCATGGACATACCCCACATCTACTCCTACATGAGCGAGAACGCGGAGGGATTTAATCTGCACCCGCATCCGACTGACCTGGCCAAAGCTCTGTACAGCCTAATCACGGAGTTCAATTGGACCCGCTTCATTTTCCTCTACGAGTCGG CCGAGTACCTAAACATTTTGAACGAGCTAACCACGATGTTAGGAAAGAGTGGAACTGTGATCACGGTGCTGCGATACGACATGCAGTTGAATGGCAATTACAAACAGGTCCTTCGACGGGTTCGAAAGTCCGTGGATAATCGAATTGTGGTCGTGGGCTCCAGTGAAACGATGCCAGAGTTCCTAAACCAGGCGCAACAAGTGGGCATCATCAACGAGGATTACAAGTACATAATCGGTAACCTGGACTTTCACTCTTTCGATTTGGAGGAGTACAAGTACAGTGAGGCCAATATAACAGGTCTGCGCCTATTTTCTCCTGAAAAAATGGCCGTCAAGGAACTGCTCATTAAGTTGGGTTACCCCACCGATCAGGATGAGTTCAGGAATG GTTCTTGTCCCATAACCGTGGAAATGGCCCTAACCTACGATGCCGTCCAGTTGTTTGCACAGACCCTAAGGAACCTTCCCTTCAAGCCGGTGCCCCAAAATTGCTCGCAAAGAACAGAAAGCGTCCGAGATGATGGTTCCTCCTTCAAGAATTATATGCGAACT CTGCGCCTCACGGATCGTCTGCTTACGGGACCCATCTACTTCGAAGGAAACGTCCGCAAGGGGTACCACCTGGATATCATCGAACTGCAACCGTCGGGAATCGTCAAGGTGGGCACATGGGACGAGGAACGGCAGTATAGACCACAGCGACTGGCACCCACCACTGCCCAATTCGATATCGTTGACAATTCGCTGGCCAATAAGACCTTTATTATCTTGCTCTCGGTACCG AACAAACCATATGCCCAACTGGTGGAGACCTACAAGCAGCTAGAGGGTAACAGCCAGTATGAGGGATACGGTGTCGATCTAATCAAGGAACTGGCCGATAAGCTGGGCTTCAATTTTACATTCGTAAACGGCGGCAATGATTATGGATCGTACAACAAATCCACAAATGAATCCACGGGCATGCTGAGGGAGATAATGACTGGG CGAGCTGACCTGGCTATCACGGATTTGACCATTACTTCTGAGCGTGAACAGGCTTTAGACTTTACCATACCCTTCATGAATCTGG GCATTGCAATTCTCTATTTGAAGCCCCAGAAAGCCAAACCTGAGCTCTTTACCTTCATGGACCCTTTTTCGGAGGAAGTCTGGTGGTTCCTaggtttttcctttttgggcGTTTCCTTGAGTTTCTTCATATTGGGCCGTCTGTCGCCAAGCGAATGGGATAACCCGTATCCTTGTATTGAGGAGCCAGAAGAATTAGAAAACCAGTTTACAATAGGCAACTCGATTTGGTTTACAACTGGAGCTCTGCTTCAGCAGGGTTCTGAAATTGGTCCTAA AGCTTTATCCACTCGAACTGTAGCCAGTTTCTGGTGGTTCTTTACCCTGATTGTCGTCTCTTCTTACACCGCCAATTTGGCTGCCTTTTTGACCATTGAAAAACCGCAAAGTTTAATCAACAGCGTAGACGATCTGGCAGATAACAAGGATGGTGTGGTTTACGGCGCAAAGAAAACTGGATCCACCAGAAACTTCTTTATG ACCTCCGCGGAAGAACGATATAAGAAGATGAATAAATTCATGTCCGACAATCCTCAATATCTCACCGAAGACAACATGGAGGGAGTAAATCGAGTTAAGACCAATACCCACTATGCGTTTCTGATGGAATCCACTTCCATTGAGTATAATACCAAGCGTGAGTGCAATCTTAAAAAGATTGGAGATGCATTGGATGAGAAAGGCTATGGAATAGCCATGAGGAAGG ATTGGCCGCACCGCGGTAAGTTCAATAATGCCCTCCTGGAACTGCAGGAACAGGGAGTGCTGGAGAAAATGAAGAACAAGTGGTGGAACGAGGTGGGCACCGGAATTTGCGCCACCAAAGAGGATGCTCCTGATGCGACACCTTTGGATATGAATAACCTGGAGGGAGTTTTCTTCGTACTCCTCGTCGGAAGTTGCTGCGCCTTGCTTTACGGGATTATCAGCTGGGTTTTGTTTGTGATGAAGAAAGCTCATCACTATCGA GTTCCGTTGCGCGACGCT
- the LOC120452891 gene encoding glutamate receptor ionotropic, kainate 2 isoform X2 — protein MRETFSVSGLLTDQNTDQMNIVFDHAIDVANQEVGTTLTALKEEVNYGDAYQSYGRLCRMLETGIAGVFGPSSRHTAVHLMSICDAMDIPHIYSYMSENAEGFNLHPHPTDLAKALYSLITEFNWTRFIFLYESAEYLNILNELTTMLGKSGTVITVLRYDMQLNGNYKQVLRRVRKSVDNRIVVVGSSETMPEFLNQAQQVGIINEDYKYIIGNLDFHSFDLEEYKYSEANITGLRLFSPEKMAVKELLIKLGYPTDQDEFRNGSCPITVEMALTYDAVQLFAQTLRNLPFKPVPQNCSQRTESVRDDGSSFKNYMRTLRLTDRLLTGPIYFEGNVRKGYHLDIIELQPSGIVKVGTWDEERQYRPQRLAPTTAQFDIVDNSLANKTFIILLSVPNKPYAQLVETYKQLEGNSQYEGYGVDLIKELADKLGFNFTFVNGGNDYGSYNKSTNESTGMLREIMTGRADLAITDLTITSEREQALDFTIPFMNLGIAILYLKPQKAKPELFTFMDPFSEEVWWFLGFSFLGVSLSFFILGRLSPSEWDNPYPCIEEPEELENQFTIGNSIWFTTGALLQQGSEIGPKALSTRTVASFWWFFTLIVVSSYTANLAAFLTIEKPQSLINSVDDLADNKDGVVYGAKKTGSTRNFFMTSAEERYKKMNKFMSDNPQYLTEDNMEGVNRVKTNTHYAFLMESTSIEYNTKRECNLKKIGDALDEKGYGIAMRKDWPHRGKFNNALLELQEQGVLEKMKNKWWNEVGTGICATKEDAPDATPLDMNNLEGVFFVLLVGSCCALLYGIISWVLFVMKKAHHYRVPLRDALKEEFQFVIDFNNYVRVLKNSASIYSRSRQSSMSVASVAQSQ, from the exons ATGAGAGAGACTTTCTCGGTTTCAGGTCTGCTCACCGACCAGAACACGGATCAGATGAACATAGTCTTCGACCATGCCATCGATGTCGCCAACCAGGAGGTGGGCACCACCTTGACTGCCCTCAAGGAGGAGGTTAACTACGGGGATGCGTACCAGAGCTACGGAAGGCTGTGCAGGATGTTGGAG ACAGGCATCGCTGGAGTGTTTGGACCCTCGTCGCGGCACACTGCCGTCCACCTGATGTCCATATGCGACGCCATGGACATACCCCACATCTACTCCTACATGAGCGAGAACGCGGAGGGATTTAATCTGCACCCGCATCCGACTGACCTGGCCAAAGCTCTGTACAGCCTAATCACGGAGTTCAATTGGACCCGCTTCATTTTCCTCTACGAGTCGG CCGAGTACCTAAACATTTTGAACGAGCTAACCACGATGTTAGGAAAGAGTGGAACTGTGATCACGGTGCTGCGATACGACATGCAGTTGAATGGCAATTACAAACAGGTCCTTCGACGGGTTCGAAAGTCCGTGGATAATCGAATTGTGGTCGTGGGCTCCAGTGAAACGATGCCAGAGTTCCTAAACCAGGCGCAACAAGTGGGCATCATCAACGAGGATTACAAGTACATAATCGGTAACCTGGACTTTCACTCTTTCGATTTGGAGGAGTACAAGTACAGTGAGGCCAATATAACAGGTCTGCGCCTATTTTCTCCTGAAAAAATGGCCGTCAAGGAACTGCTCATTAAGTTGGGTTACCCCACCGATCAGGATGAGTTCAGGAATG GTTCTTGTCCCATAACCGTGGAAATGGCCCTAACCTACGATGCCGTCCAGTTGTTTGCACAGACCCTAAGGAACCTTCCCTTCAAGCCGGTGCCCCAAAATTGCTCGCAAAGAACAGAAAGCGTCCGAGATGATGGTTCCTCCTTCAAGAATTATATGCGAACT CTGCGCCTCACGGATCGTCTGCTTACGGGACCCATCTACTTCGAAGGAAACGTCCGCAAGGGGTACCACCTGGATATCATCGAACTGCAACCGTCGGGAATCGTCAAGGTGGGCACATGGGACGAGGAACGGCAGTATAGACCACAGCGACTGGCACCCACCACTGCCCAATTCGATATCGTTGACAATTCGCTGGCCAATAAGACCTTTATTATCTTGCTCTCGGTACCG AACAAACCATATGCCCAACTGGTGGAGACCTACAAGCAGCTAGAGGGTAACAGCCAGTATGAGGGATACGGTGTCGATCTAATCAAGGAACTGGCCGATAAGCTGGGCTTCAATTTTACATTCGTAAACGGCGGCAATGATTATGGATCGTACAACAAATCCACAAATGAATCCACGGGCATGCTGAGGGAGATAATGACTGGG CGAGCTGACCTGGCTATCACGGATTTGACCATTACTTCTGAGCGTGAACAGGCTTTAGACTTTACCATACCCTTCATGAATCTGG GCATTGCAATTCTCTATTTGAAGCCCCAGAAAGCCAAACCTGAGCTCTTTACCTTCATGGACCCTTTTTCGGAGGAAGTCTGGTGGTTCCTaggtttttcctttttgggcGTTTCCTTGAGTTTCTTCATATTGGGCCGTCTGTCGCCAAGCGAATGGGATAACCCGTATCCTTGTATTGAGGAGCCAGAAGAATTAGAAAACCAGTTTACAATAGGCAACTCGATTTGGTTTACAACTGGAGCTCTGCTTCAGCAGGGTTCTGAAATTGGTCCTAA AGCTTTATCCACTCGAACTGTAGCCAGTTTCTGGTGGTTCTTTACCCTGATTGTCGTCTCTTCTTACACCGCCAATTTGGCTGCCTTTTTGACCATTGAAAAACCGCAAAGTTTAATCAACAGCGTAGACGATCTGGCAGATAACAAGGATGGTGTGGTTTACGGCGCAAAGAAAACTGGATCCACCAGAAACTTCTTTATG ACCTCCGCGGAAGAACGATATAAGAAGATGAATAAATTCATGTCCGACAATCCTCAATATCTCACCGAAGACAACATGGAGGGAGTAAATCGAGTTAAGACCAATACCCACTATGCGTTTCTGATGGAATCCACTTCCATTGAGTATAATACCAAGCGTGAGTGCAATCTTAAAAAGATTGGAGATGCATTGGATGAGAAAGGCTATGGAATAGCCATGAGGAAGG ATTGGCCGCACCGCGGTAAGTTCAATAATGCCCTCCTGGAACTGCAGGAACAGGGAGTGCTGGAGAAAATGAAGAACAAGTGGTGGAACGAGGTGGGCACCGGAATTTGCGCCACCAAAGAGGATGCTCCTGATGCGACACCTTTGGATATGAATAACCTGGAGGGAGTTTTCTTCGTACTCCTCGTCGGAAGTTGCTGCGCCTTGCTTTACGGGATTATCAGCTGGGTTTTGTTTGTGATGAAGAAAGCTCATCACTATCGA GTTCCGTTGCGCGACGCT
- the LOC120452890 gene encoding glutamate receptor ionotropic, kainate 2 — protein sequence MHFCWISLIILSLNKVQAQFYGGNAYEAFSGQSIRLGLITDDATDRIRQTFEHSISVVNNELGVPLVGESEQVDYGNSIQAFSQLCRLMQSGVGAVFGPAARHTASHLLNACDSKDIPFIYPHLSWGSNPDGFNLHPSPEDIANALYDIVNQFEWSRFIFCYESAEYLNILDHLMTRYGTKGPVIKVMRYDLNLNGNYKSVLRRIRKSEDSRIVVVGSTGGVAELLRQAQQVGIMNEDYTYIIGNLNLHTFDLEEYKYSEANITGIRMFSPDQEEVRDLMEKLHQELGESEPVNSGSTFITMDMALTYDAVRVIAETTKHLPYQPQMLNCSERHDNVQPDGSTFRNYMRSLEIKEKTITGRIYFEGNKRKGFTFDVIELQTSGLVKVGTWEEGMDFEFQRAPKAVNFNDIDDGSLVNKTFVVLISVATMPYASLVESIDTLTGNNQYQGYGVDLIKELADKLGFNFTFRDGGNDYGSFNKSTNSTSGMLKEIVEGRADLAITDLTITSEREEVIDFSIPFMNLGIAILYVKPQKAPPALFSFMDPFSSEVWLYLGIAYLGVSLCFFIIGRLSPIEWDNPYPCIEEPEELENQFTINNSLWFTTGALLQQGSEIAPKALSTRTISAIWWFFTLIMVSSYTANLAAFLTIENPTSPINSVKDLADNKDDVQYGAKRTGSTRNFFSTSEEPIYIKMNEYLNAHPEMLMENNQQGVDKVKAGTKYAFLMESTSIEFNTVRECNLTKVGDPLDEKGYGIAMVKNWPYRDKFNKALLELQEQGVLARLKNKWWNEVGAGVCSAKSNNNGPSELGVDNLSGIYVVLIIGSIISMIISILCWCFFVYKKAKNFAVPFCDALAEEFKIVIRFSENERPLKSAQSIYSRSRNSSQSIESLKTDSEENMPVED from the exons ATGCATTTCTGTTGGATTTCTCTTATTATTCTCAGCCTTAATAAAGTGCAGGCACAGTTTTATGGGGGTAATGCATACGAAGCATTCAGTGGTCAATCCATTCGCCTAG GCCTTATCACCGACGACGCCACCGATAGAATCCGGCAGACTTTCGAACACTCCATATCGGTGGTAAACAATGAACTGGGTGTTCCTTTGGTTGGGGAATCCGAGCAGGTGGACTACGGCAACTCCATCCAGGCATTTTCCCAACTTTGTAGGCTAATGCAG AGTGGAGTGGGAGCCGTCTTTGGACCAGCTGCCAGGCACACAGCCTCCCATCTTTTGAATGCCTGTGACTCGAAGGACATACCCTTCATATACCCGCATCTCTCCTGGGGATCCAATCCGGATGGTTTCAATCTGCATCCCAGTCCGGAGGATATCGCCAATGCGCTCTACGACATTGTAAATCAGTTCGAATGGTCCCGCTTTATATTCTGCTATGAATCCG CTGAGTACCTGAACATTTTGGATCACCTTATGACCCGATACGGCACCAAAGGACCTGTCATCAAAGTGATGCGCTACGATCTTAACTTGAATGGCAATTACAAATCGGTGCTCAGACGCATCAGGAAGTCGGAGGACAGTCGCATCGTGGTCGTGGGCTCAACAGGCGGCGTGGCGGAGCTACTGCGTCAAGCCCAACAGGTGGGCATCATGAACGAGGACTACACATACATCATTGGAAACCTTAACCTGCACACCTTTGACCTGGAGGAGTACAAGTACAGTGAGGCCAACATCACAGGTATACGAATGTTCTCACCTGATCAGGAGGAAGTGCGAGATCTGATGGAAAAGCTGCACCAAGAACTGGGGGAGAGTGAACCCGTAAATAGTG GTTCTACATTCATCACCATGGACATGGCTCTTACCTATGATGCGGTACGTGTGATTGCGGAGACAACAAAACATCTGCCCTACCAACCTCAGATGCTAAACTGCTCCGAGCGCCACGACAATGTTCAACCCGATGGTTCCACTTTCAGGAACTACATGAGATCG TTGGAGATTAAAGAGAAAACCATCACAGGCCGCATATATTTCGAGGGAAATAAGCGCAAGGGTTTCACCTTCGACGTCATCGAACTGCAAACCAGTGGGTTGGTCAAGGTTGGCACTTGGGAGGAGGGCATGGATTTTGAGTTCCAGCGGGCTCCCAAAGCTGTCAACTTCAATGACATTGACGATGGTTCTCTGGTCAACAAAACCTTCGTCGTTCTTATATCCGTGGCG ACCATGCCGTACGCCAGTCTGGTGGAAAGCATTGACACTCTAACAGGCAACAATCAGTACCAGGGCTATGGAGTGGATCTAATCAAAGAGTTGGCCGACAAGCTGGGCTTCAACTTTACCTTCCGCGATGGTGGCAATGACTATGGCTCCTTTAATAAGTCCACGAATTCCACATCAGGAATGCTTAAGGAAATTGTGGAAGGG AGAGCTGATTTGGCTATCACCGATCTTACCATAACATCGGAGCGAGAGGAAGTTATCGATTTTTCCATACCATTCATGAATTTGG GTATAGCCATTTTGTATGTAAAACCTCAGAAGGCCCCACCCGCTCTTTTTTCGTTCATGGACCCATTTTCTTCGGAGGTGTGGCTCTACTTGGGCATTGCCTATCTGGGCGTATCGCTCTGCTTCTTTATTATAGGCCGACTTTCGCCCATCGAGTGGGATAATCCCTATCCATGTATTGAAGAGCCTGAAGAGCTGGAAAACCAATTTACTATCAATAACTCCCTTTGGTTCACCACCGGAGCTTTACTGCAGCAAGGTTCTGAAATTGCACCCAA agCTCTCAGCACACGTACAATATCTGCGATTTGGTGGTTTTTCACCTTGATTATGGTGTCTTCCTACACCGCAAATTTGGCTGCCTTCTTGACCATCGAGAATCCCACTAGTCCTATCAACAGTGTTAAAGATTTGGCCGATAACAAGGACGACGTTCAGTATGGAGCTAAACGTACAGGATCTACGCGAAATTTCTTTTCG aCGTCAGAGGAACCCATCTATATCAAAATGAACGAGTACTTGAACGCTCATCCGGAGATGCTGATGGAAAACAATCAGCAAGGCGTGGACAAGGTGAAGGCGGGCACCAAGTACGCTTTCCTCATGGAATCCACCTCCATTGAGTTTAACACGGTTAGGGAGTGCAACCTGACAAAGGTGGGAGATCCGCTGGATGAGAAGGGCTACGGCATAGCGATGGTGAAAA ATTGGCCCTATCGCGATAAGTTCAATAAGGCTTTGCTGGAGCTGCAGGAACAAGGTGTCTTGGCCAGGTTGAAGAATAAATGGTGGAATGAAGTTGGAGCCGGTGTATGCAGT GCAAAGAGCAATAATAATGGGCCTTCCGAATTGGGCGTTGACAATCTGAGTGGCATCTACGTTGTCTTGATCATCGGATCCATAATTTCCATGATTATCTCCATTCTATGCTGGTGCTTCTTTGTCTACAAGAAAGCTAAGAACTTTGCG gtACCGTTTTGCGATGCCTTGGCTGAGGAATTTAAAATTGTCATTCGCTTTTCGGAGAATGAAAGACCCCTAAAAAGTGCCCAATCCATATACTCTCGTAGCCGGAATTCATCTCAGTCCATAGAGTCCCTTAAAACTGATTCTGAGGAAAATATGCCGGTTGAGGATTAA